One window of Streptomyces sp. NBC_00273 genomic DNA carries:
- the aroA gene encoding 3-phosphoshikimate 1-carboxyvinyltransferase: MTETPALPALWPAPLADGTVHATVTVPGSKSVTNRALVLAALAAEPGWVRRPLRSRDSQLMSDALRALGVGIEETVSSSSAGDGAGGEAWRIIPAALHGPTTVDVGNAGTVMRFLPPVATLADGDIRFDGDPRSYERPLGQVITALRTLGARIDDDGRGALPMTVQGGGALEGGTVEIDASNSSQFVSALLLSAPRFNQGVEVRHVGGKLPSMPHIRMTVEMLRAAGAQVDTPEAGGEKDVWRVTPGALLGRDMVVEPDLSNAQPFLAAALITGGTVTIPDWPRRTTQPGDALRRIFTEMGGSCELTDAGLVFTGTGKIHGIDVDLSEVGELTPGIAAVAALADSDSVLRGVAHLRLHETDRLAALTKEINALGGDVTETADGLRIRPRRMHGGTFHTYDDHRMATAGAVIGLAVEGVQIENVATTAKTLPDFPKMWTDMLAGDADGSGAPGAGAGA, encoded by the coding sequence ATGACCGAGACCCCCGCGCTCCCCGCCCTCTGGCCCGCTCCGCTCGCCGACGGGACCGTCCACGCCACCGTCACGGTGCCGGGCTCCAAATCGGTCACCAACCGGGCCCTCGTGCTCGCTGCGCTCGCCGCCGAGCCCGGCTGGGTGCGCCGCCCGCTGCGCTCGCGCGACTCGCAGCTGATGTCCGACGCGCTGCGCGCGCTGGGCGTCGGCATCGAGGAGACCGTCTCGTCGAGCTCCGCCGGTGACGGCGCGGGCGGCGAGGCCTGGCGGATCATCCCGGCGGCCCTGCACGGCCCGACGACCGTGGACGTCGGCAACGCGGGCACGGTCATGCGCTTCCTGCCGCCCGTCGCCACCCTCGCCGACGGCGACATCCGCTTCGACGGCGACCCGCGCTCCTACGAGCGCCCGCTCGGCCAGGTCATCACCGCCCTGCGCACGCTCGGCGCCCGGATCGACGACGACGGCCGGGGCGCGCTGCCCATGACCGTCCAGGGCGGCGGGGCCCTGGAGGGCGGCACCGTCGAGATCGACGCCAGCAACTCCTCGCAGTTCGTCTCCGCCCTGCTGCTGTCCGCCCCTCGGTTCAACCAGGGCGTCGAGGTGCGGCACGTGGGCGGCAAGCTGCCGTCGATGCCGCACATCCGGATGACCGTGGAGATGCTGCGCGCGGCGGGCGCCCAGGTCGACACCCCCGAGGCCGGCGGCGAGAAGGACGTCTGGCGGGTCACCCCCGGCGCGCTGCTGGGCCGCGACATGGTCGTGGAGCCGGACCTCTCCAACGCACAGCCCTTCCTGGCCGCGGCCCTGATCACCGGCGGCACGGTGACCATCCCCGACTGGCCGCGCCGCACCACCCAGCCGGGCGACGCGCTGCGCCGGATCTTCACCGAGATGGGCGGCTCCTGCGAGCTGACCGACGCGGGCCTGGTCTTCACCGGCACCGGCAAGATCCACGGCATCGACGTGGACCTGAGCGAGGTCGGCGAGCTCACCCCGGGCATCGCGGCCGTGGCCGCCCTGGCCGACTCCGATTCGGTGCTGCGCGGCGTCGCGCACCTGCGGCTGCACGAGACGGACCGGCTGGCCGCGCTGACCAAGGAGATCAACGCGCTCGGCGGCGACGTCACCGAGACCGCCGACGGCCTGCGCATCCGGCCGCGCCGGATGCACGGCGGCACCTTCCACACGTACGACGACCACCGGATGGCGACCGCGGGCGCGGTGATCGGCCTGGCGGTGGAGGGCGTTCAGATCGAGAACGTGGCGACGACCGCGAAGACCCTGCCGGACTTCCCGAAGATGTGGACGGACATGCTCGCCGGGGACGCCGACGGCTCCGGGGCTCCCGGAGCGGGTGCGGGAGCGTAG
- a CDS encoding M50 family metallopeptidase has protein sequence MDSSTTAGLWDRLTGIQTSPDLWLVIVTGLVAAAAVGPRPLWRLSRNAVTIAHEGGHGLLALLTGRRLSGIRLHSDTSGVTVSRGRPTGLGMILTAAGGYTAPSLLGLGGAALLSAHRITLLLWVATALLLAMLVMIRNAYGALTVVLTGGTFLLVSWLAPAGVQAGFAYLVVWFLLFGGVRPVFELGAKRRGGGAPDSDADQLGRLTHLHPVVWLLFFHVVALCSLIGGARWLLAL, from the coding sequence ATGGACAGCAGCACGACGGCCGGTCTGTGGGACCGGCTCACGGGCATACAGACCTCGCCCGACCTGTGGTTGGTGATCGTGACGGGGCTCGTCGCAGCGGCCGCGGTGGGTCCCCGCCCGCTGTGGCGGCTTTCGCGCAACGCCGTCACCATCGCGCACGAGGGCGGGCACGGGCTGCTGGCACTGTTGACGGGGCGGCGCCTGAGCGGGATACGGCTGCACTCCGACACCAGCGGGGTCACCGTCAGCCGGGGCCGGCCGACCGGGCTGGGGATGATCCTGACCGCGGCGGGCGGGTACACGGCGCCCTCGCTGCTCGGGCTGGGCGGGGCGGCGCTGCTGTCCGCGCACCGGATCACGCTGCTGCTGTGGGTGGCCACGGCCCTGCTCCTGGCGATGCTGGTGATGATCCGGAACGCGTACGGGGCACTGACGGTGGTGCTGACCGGCGGAACCTTCCTGCTGGTGTCCTGGCTGGCCCCGGCCGGGGTGCAGGCCGGTTTCGCGTACCTGGTGGTGTGGTTCCTGCTGTTCGGCGGGGTCCGGCCGGTCTTCGAGCTGGGGGCCAAGCGCCGGGGCGGCGGGGCCCCCGATTCCGACGCCGACCAGCTCGGCCGGCTCACGCACCTGCACCCGGTGGTGTGGTTGCTCTTCTTCCACGTCGTCGCGTTGTGCTCGCTGATCGGCGGGGCCCGCTGGCTGCTCGCCCTGTGA
- a CDS encoding SOS response-associated peptidase, whose protein sequence is MCGRYAASRRPEDLVEAFGIEKWEPEEALAPDFNVAPTKEVHVVLDRPLKDAPHPRPVRQLRVLKWGLVPSWAQNPDGAARMINARSETLHEKPSFRRPFAQRRCIVPADGYYEWVTAHDERQLEVEGKKKRARKQPYFVLPSDGSVFAMAGIYEFWRDRTLPDEHPLSWWVTCSVITTEAEAGPLGVAPAEGPRSLADIHPRMPLMLTPDRWDAWLDPANTDTEGSLRELLAPPPGGLMRAYPVSTAVSNVRNNGPELLTELAAPEEGTLF, encoded by the coding sequence ATGTGCGGACGGTATGCGGCGAGTCGTAGGCCCGAGGACCTCGTGGAGGCCTTCGGCATCGAGAAGTGGGAGCCCGAGGAGGCCCTGGCCCCCGATTTCAACGTGGCGCCGACGAAGGAGGTCCACGTGGTCCTCGACCGTCCCCTCAAAGACGCCCCGCACCCGCGTCCGGTTCGCCAGCTGCGCGTCCTGAAATGGGGGCTGGTCCCCTCCTGGGCCCAGAACCCCGACGGCGCCGCCCGGATGATCAACGCCCGGTCCGAGACCCTGCACGAGAAGCCCTCCTTCCGCCGGCCCTTCGCGCAGCGCCGCTGCATCGTCCCCGCCGACGGCTACTACGAGTGGGTCACCGCCCACGACGAGCGGCAGCTGGAGGTGGAGGGCAAGAAGAAACGGGCCCGCAAGCAGCCCTACTTCGTGCTCCCCTCCGACGGATCCGTCTTCGCCATGGCCGGGATATACGAGTTCTGGCGCGACCGGACCCTGCCCGACGAGCACCCGCTCTCCTGGTGGGTGACCTGCTCGGTGATCACCACGGAGGCCGAGGCCGGCCCCCTGGGCGTGGCCCCCGCCGAGGGGCCGCGCTCGCTCGCCGACATCCACCCGCGGATGCCGCTGATGCTGACCCCGGACCGCTGGGACGCCTGGCTGGACCCGGCGAACACCGACACCGAGGGCTCGCTGAGGGAGCTGCTCGCCCCGCCGCCCGGCGGGCTGATGCGGGCCTACCCGGTGTCGACCGCCGTGAGCAACGTGCGCAACAACGGCCCGGAGCTGTTGACGGAGCTGGCCGCGCCGGAGGAAGGCACCCTCTTCTGA